Proteins encoded together in one Catellatospora citrea window:
- a CDS encoding outer membrane protein assembly factor BamB family protein — translation MSTELDRLYARLADRIDAVPPPELSAVRARAAQRRRRSFGGLLAAVAAVVVAVFGAQAVLAPATTPVRPVLPALPAVTEFVPFDGAAEPVIRFAGPVTFGMTTTIGDRAYAMWMAEDGTEWVGAVDLTTAKPLWPARSLGKFGDTNGMEVSAGAILLLTEQGFDNPLIKDGSDTIIAIDPATGQIMWTLPYSFNDTDRVLYDDTLVISWPQRGVTEALDLRTGKARWTAAERVLQAGTNAMRAMSEVYAVGGFAGRTPADRRVVLHLATGRAQLRDVTTGRVEQEIVAPVVPLDGDRLRQETVVDGVLYQFAGGRVKVQPLDGQPAVPDQEVQANLDGAWPTPCIVGPLLFCAVTGDTGEGATLTAVDPGPGQTVWQREVRSRVRGVFPAEAGVLVMGEPSVVVAPDGTPLASLDGQAMWIESGNLLVFGPAGVSGHQLSTGENVALGKPAVAGYCSANATMLTCPTKDGIGVYRYAR, via the coding sequence ATGTCAACTGAGCTGGATCGCCTCTACGCGAGGCTGGCCGACCGGATCGACGCGGTGCCGCCGCCGGAGCTGTCCGCGGTGCGGGCCCGCGCCGCGCAGCGTCGCCGCCGCTCGTTCGGCGGGCTGCTCGCCGCCGTCGCCGCCGTGGTCGTCGCGGTGTTCGGCGCGCAGGCCGTGCTGGCGCCCGCCACCACACCGGTGCGGCCGGTGCTGCCCGCGCTGCCCGCCGTGACGGAGTTCGTCCCGTTCGACGGCGCCGCCGAGCCGGTCATCCGCTTCGCCGGGCCGGTCACCTTCGGCATGACCACGACCATCGGCGACCGCGCGTACGCCATGTGGATGGCCGAGGACGGCACCGAATGGGTCGGCGCGGTCGACCTGACCACGGCGAAGCCGCTGTGGCCCGCGCGGTCGCTGGGCAAGTTCGGCGACACCAACGGCATGGAGGTGTCCGCGGGGGCGATCCTGCTGCTCACCGAGCAGGGCTTCGACAACCCGCTGATCAAGGACGGCAGTGACACGATCATCGCGATCGACCCCGCCACCGGGCAGATCATGTGGACGCTGCCGTACTCCTTCAACGACACCGACCGTGTCCTGTACGACGACACGCTCGTGATCTCCTGGCCCCAGCGCGGCGTCACCGAGGCCCTCGACCTGCGCACCGGCAAGGCGCGGTGGACGGCCGCCGAGCGCGTGCTCCAGGCCGGCACCAACGCGATGCGCGCCATGTCCGAGGTGTACGCGGTGGGCGGCTTCGCCGGCCGGACGCCCGCGGACCGGCGCGTCGTGCTGCACCTGGCCACCGGCCGGGCACAGCTGCGCGACGTGACCACCGGCCGGGTGGAGCAGGAGATCGTCGCGCCGGTGGTGCCCCTGGACGGGGACCGGCTGCGGCAGGAGACCGTCGTCGACGGGGTGCTGTACCAGTTCGCCGGGGGCAGGGTCAAAGTCCAGCCGCTCGACGGGCAGCCGGCCGTGCCGGACCAGGAGGTCCAGGCGAACCTCGACGGGGCATGGCCGACACCTTGCATCGTCGGGCCGTTGTTGTTCTGCGCCGTCACGGGCGACACGGGCGAGGGCGCCACGCTGACGGCCGTCGACCCGGGCCCCGGCCAGACGGTCTGGCAGCGCGAGGTGAGGTCCCGGGTGCGCGGGGTGTTCCCGGCGGAGGCCGGCGTGCTGGTCATGGGCGAGCCGTCGGTGGTCGTCGCCCCGGACGGGACCCCGCTGGCAAGCCTGGACGGCCAGGCGATGTGGATCGAGTCCGGCAACCTGCTGGTCTTCGGCCCGGCAGGCGTCTCCGGTCATCAGCTGTCCACCGGCGAGAACGTCGCCCTCGGCAAGCCGGCCGTCGCGGGTTACTGCTCGGCGAACGCGACCATGCTGACCTGCCCCACCAAGGACGGCATCGGGGTGTACCGGTACGCCCGGTGA
- a CDS encoding sigma-70 family RNA polymerase sigma factor: MSDFEAFYRGTAPRLMRFAYGLTGGLAEAQDFTQEAYARAWQRWGSLQHYDNPEAWLRLVVTRLATDWWRRLTVRRAAALPEPPNVPPPDEELMTVVAALKRLPIDQRRVLAMHYLLDQPVAEIAAELSVPANTVKSWLARGRAGLAAALGERSHVN, encoded by the coding sequence GTGTCAGATTTCGAGGCGTTCTACCGGGGCACCGCCCCGCGGCTGATGCGCTTCGCGTACGGCCTCACGGGTGGCCTGGCCGAGGCGCAGGACTTCACCCAGGAGGCGTACGCCCGTGCCTGGCAGCGCTGGGGGTCCCTGCAGCACTACGACAACCCCGAGGCGTGGCTGCGACTGGTGGTGACCCGGCTGGCCACCGACTGGTGGCGTCGGTTGACCGTGCGCCGGGCCGCTGCGCTGCCCGAACCCCCGAACGTGCCGCCCCCGGACGAGGAGCTGATGACCGTCGTCGCGGCCCTGAAGCGACTGCCCATCGACCAGCGCCGCGTGCTGGCGATGCACTACCTGCTCGACCAGCCCGTGGCGGAGATCGCCGCGGAACTGTCGGTGCCGGCCAACACCGTGAAGTCCTGGCTCGCCCGCGGACGGGCCGGCCTCGCCGCCGCACTGGGGGAGCGCAGCCATGTCAACTGA
- the hrpB gene encoding ATP-dependent helicase HrpB, protein MAGTDLPVREALPALLAALSGHGAAVLVAPPGSGKTTLAPLALAGEVAGRVIVAEPRRVAARAAARRMAELTGTQLGGPVGYSVRGDSRTGAATRVEVVTTGLLVQRLQHDPELSGVDAILLDEVHERQLDSDLALAFTTDVRAALRPDLRLVAASATAQAERLAAVLGAGTPVVSAGGTPFPIEVRWRPPTGPVNAAYGLRVDPRLLDHVAAVTRQALAEAAGDVLVFLPGAGEIEGVAGRLAGLRAEVDLLTLHGRQAAGTQDAALRPGPRRRVVLATAVAESSLTVPGVRVVVDAGLARVPRTDLGRGLGSLVTVRASRASAHQRAGRAGREGPGVVYRCWSQAEHERLPEHPEPEIATADLTAFVLQLACWSSADGAGLALLDPPPAAAAAVARETLTALGALDGDGRVTARGRAIAGVGAHPRLARALLDAAGELGPHRAAEVVALLGADAPLGTDDLAAGWRRLRDGVDAAASAAWRTEVRRLTGSLRTGVHETSARPGETPGRADGVGRGDGRGRTGGASAARAEPGRLSDDLAGALVVGLAYPERVARIRGADSRTYLMAGGTAAELPPGSPLTGVPWLAVAAADRQPGSSSARIRLAAATDEATARQAAAPLLVTGAEIAWSDGDVVARQVTRLGAIVLAERPLDRPDRELVAQALAEGLRREGLRLLRWTPEANALRERLAFLAHALGAPWPAVDDESLLATAGQWLGGALHTARRRADLQRLDVTAALRALLPWAQAAQLDQLAPERLEVPSGSRVRIDYADPAAPVLAVKVQEAFGWTQTPRLAGGRVPVVLHLLSPAGRPAAVTGDLVSFWRNGYPQVRAELRGRYPRHPWPEDPTTAQPTRRLHPRNP, encoded by the coding sequence GTGGCTGGAACCGACCTCCCGGTGCGGGAGGCGCTGCCCGCGCTGCTGGCGGCGCTGTCCGGGCACGGCGCGGCGGTGCTGGTCGCGCCACCGGGCTCGGGCAAGACCACGCTCGCGCCGCTGGCCCTGGCGGGCGAGGTCGCCGGCCGGGTGATCGTCGCCGAGCCGCGCCGGGTCGCCGCCCGCGCCGCGGCCCGCCGGATGGCCGAACTCACCGGCACGCAGCTGGGCGGCCCGGTCGGGTACAGCGTGCGCGGTGACAGCCGCACCGGCGCCGCCACCCGGGTCGAGGTGGTCACCACCGGACTGCTGGTGCAGCGCCTGCAGCACGACCCGGAGCTGTCCGGGGTCGACGCGATCCTGCTCGACGAGGTGCACGAACGCCAGCTCGACTCCGATCTGGCCCTGGCGTTCACCACCGACGTGCGCGCCGCGCTGCGCCCCGATCTGCGGCTGGTGGCCGCGTCCGCGACCGCGCAGGCCGAGCGGCTCGCCGCTGTGCTCGGCGCGGGCACGCCCGTGGTCAGCGCGGGCGGCACGCCGTTCCCGATCGAGGTGCGCTGGCGGCCGCCGACCGGCCCGGTGAACGCGGCGTACGGCCTGCGCGTCGATCCGCGCCTGCTCGACCACGTCGCCGCCGTGACCCGGCAGGCGCTGGCCGAGGCTGCCGGGGACGTGCTGGTGTTCCTGCCGGGCGCGGGCGAGATCGAGGGCGTCGCCGGGCGGCTGGCGGGGCTTCGCGCCGAGGTGGACCTGCTCACCCTGCACGGCCGCCAGGCCGCGGGCACCCAGGACGCCGCGCTGCGGCCGGGACCGCGCCGCCGCGTCGTGCTGGCCACCGCGGTCGCCGAGAGCAGCCTGACCGTGCCGGGCGTACGCGTCGTCGTCGACGCGGGCCTGGCCCGGGTGCCGCGGACCGACCTCGGCCGCGGCCTGGGCTCGCTGGTCACGGTGCGGGCCTCGCGGGCCTCGGCGCACCAGCGCGCCGGACGCGCCGGACGCGAGGGGCCCGGTGTGGTCTACCGGTGCTGGTCGCAGGCCGAGCACGAGCGCCTGCCCGAGCATCCCGAGCCCGAGATCGCCACGGCCGACCTGACCGCGTTCGTGCTGCAGCTGGCCTGCTGGTCCAGTGCGGACGGCGCGGGCCTGGCCCTGCTCGACCCGCCTCCGGCGGCCGCGGCGGCGGTGGCCCGCGAGACGCTGACCGCGCTGGGCGCGCTCGACGGCGACGGGCGGGTCACCGCACGCGGCCGGGCCATCGCGGGCGTCGGCGCGCACCCGCGCCTGGCCCGCGCGCTGCTCGACGCCGCCGGTGAACTCGGGCCGCACCGGGCCGCCGAGGTCGTCGCGCTGCTCGGCGCGGACGCTCCGCTCGGGACCGACGACCTGGCCGCGGGCTGGCGGCGGCTGCGCGACGGGGTGGACGCCGCCGCGAGCGCCGCCTGGCGCACCGAGGTCCGCCGCCTGACCGGCAGCCTGCGCACCGGCGTCCACGAGACCTCGGCCCGACCCGGCGAAACCCCAGGTCGGGCCGATGGTGTGGGTCGCGGCGACGGCCGGGGGCGAACCGGTGGCGCGTCCGCCGCACGGGCCGAGCCGGGCCGGCTGTCCGACGACCTGGCCGGTGCGCTGGTCGTCGGGTTGGCCTATCCGGAGCGGGTGGCGCGGATCCGGGGTGCGGACAGCCGGACCTACCTGATGGCCGGGGGCACCGCCGCCGAGCTGCCGCCGGGCTCACCGCTGACCGGGGTGCCGTGGCTGGCCGTGGCCGCCGCGGACCGGCAGCCGGGCAGCAGCTCGGCCCGGATCCGGCTGGCCGCCGCCACCGATGAGGCGACCGCGCGGCAGGCGGCGGCTCCGCTGCTGGTGACCGGAGCGGAGATCGCCTGGTCCGACGGTGACGTGGTGGCCCGGCAGGTGACCCGGCTGGGCGCGATCGTGCTGGCGGAGCGCCCGCTCGACCGGCCCGACCGGGAGCTGGTGGCCCAGGCGCTCGCCGAGGGGCTGCGCCGGGAAGGGCTGCGCCTGCTGCGCTGGACGCCCGAGGCGAACGCGCTGCGCGAGCGCCTGGCATTCCTGGCGCACGCGCTCGGCGCGCCGTGGCCCGCGGTCGACGACGAGTCCCTGCTGGCCACCGCCGGGCAGTGGCTGGGCGGGGCGCTGCACACCGCGCGCCGCCGCGCCGACCTGCAACGGCTGGACGTCACCGCCGCCCTGCGCGCCCTGCTGCCCTGGGCACAGGCGGCCCAACTGGACCAGCTCGCCCCGGAACGCCTGGAGGTGCCCAGCGGATCACGGGTCCGCATCGACTACGCGGACCCGGCCGCCCCGGTCCTGGCCGTCAAGGTCCAGGAGGCGTTCGGCTGGACGCAGACGCCCCGGCTGGCCGGCGGTCGGGTGCCGGTGGTGCTGCACCTGCTCTCCCCCGCCGGCCGCCCCGCCGCCGTCACCGGCGACCTGGTCTCCTTCTGGCGCAACGGCTACCCCCAGGTCCGCGCTGAACTCCGCGGCCGCTACCCCCGCCACCCCTGGCCCGAAGACCCCACCACAGCCCAACCCACCCGCCGCCTCCACCCCCGCAACCCCTGA
- a CDS encoding NAD(+)/NADH kinase: MGLVHTVGLVLHPQRDSVPAIDTIMEWARRRDVTVLGLPDEVDRIFCDAVAVDPQELAERSSLLVSLGGDGTMLRTMRLGAGRPTPVLGVNLGRLGFLPEIDVDGLPAALSAIDNQHYSIESRLAVRTTLPGDHEVTAFNDIALCRIPGDGLAGVAITVEDHAFVRYAADAVIVATPTGSTAYAFSSGGPIVSPTVRAVLVTAAAAHSSFNRALVLSADEQLALQVLPSSGRLAVEVDGRVDGYVAPGDRLAITALPDAGRVVRLGLTTFYERARRKLQVRGSAEVDGPGDLGAAEPMSRTAL, encoded by the coding sequence GTGGGGCTGGTGCATACGGTGGGGCTGGTGCTGCATCCGCAGCGCGACTCCGTGCCCGCGATCGACACCATCATGGAGTGGGCGCGCCGCCGCGACGTCACCGTGCTCGGCCTGCCCGACGAGGTCGACCGCATCTTCTGCGACGCGGTCGCGGTCGACCCGCAGGAGCTCGCCGAGCGGTCCAGCCTGCTGGTGAGCCTGGGCGGCGACGGGACGATGCTGCGCACCATGCGCCTGGGTGCCGGCCGGCCCACGCCGGTGCTCGGGGTCAACCTCGGCCGGCTCGGCTTCCTGCCCGAGATCGACGTGGACGGGCTGCCCGCGGCCCTGTCCGCGATCGACAACCAGCACTACTCGATCGAGTCGCGGCTGGCGGTGCGCACCACGCTGCCCGGCGACCACGAGGTCACCGCGTTCAACGACATCGCGCTGTGCCGGATCCCCGGCGACGGCCTGGCCGGGGTCGCCATCACCGTCGAGGACCACGCCTTCGTGCGCTACGCCGCCGACGCCGTCATCGTCGCCACGCCCACCGGGTCGACGGCGTACGCCTTCTCCAGCGGCGGCCCGATCGTCTCCCCCACCGTGCGGGCCGTGCTGGTGACGGCCGCCGCCGCCCACTCCAGCTTCAACCGCGCGCTGGTGCTCTCCGCCGACGAGCAATTGGCCCTGCAGGTGCTGCCGAGCAGCGGCCGGCTCGCCGTGGAGGTCGACGGGCGCGTCGACGGCTACGTGGCGCCGGGCGACCGGCTCGCGATCACCGCACTGCCCGACGCCGGCCGGGTGGTGCGGCTCGGGCTCACCACGTTCTACGAGCGGGCCCGGCGCAAGCTCCAGGTGCGCGGCAGCGCCGAGGTCGACGGCCCCGGCGACCTCGGTGCTGCCGAGCCCATGTCGCGTACGGCACTATGA
- a CDS encoding GNAT family N-acetyltransferase, which produces MTAVFIRRETPADVDAIRTVTQAAFGPQYAPEPAPEPGLVDQLRADSAWLPALSLVAEVDGEIVGHVVCTRGRVGDTPALGLGPLSVHPGHQRAGVGSALMHAVLGGADALGEPLVALLGDPGYYRRFGFRPAPELGVLAPDAEWGIHFQARPLAGYDPAVRGLFTYAEPFLRL; this is translated from the coding sequence ATGACCGCTGTGTTCATCCGCCGCGAGACACCCGCCGACGTCGACGCCATCCGCACGGTGACCCAGGCCGCGTTCGGCCCGCAGTACGCGCCCGAGCCGGCTCCCGAACCGGGCCTGGTCGACCAGCTGCGCGCCGACAGCGCCTGGCTGCCCGCGCTGTCCCTGGTCGCCGAGGTCGACGGCGAGATCGTCGGGCACGTGGTGTGCACCCGGGGCCGCGTCGGCGACACCCCGGCCTTGGGCCTCGGCCCACTCAGCGTGCACCCCGGCCATCAGCGGGCCGGGGTCGGCAGCGCGCTGATGCACGCGGTGCTGGGCGGGGCCGACGCGCTCGGCGAACCGCTGGTGGCCCTGCTGGGCGATCCCGGCTACTACCGCCGGTTCGGCTTCCGGCCCGCCCCGGAGCTGGGCGTGCTCGCGCCGGACGCCGAGTGGGGGATCCACTTCCAGGCGCGGCCGCTGGCCGGGTACGACCCCGCGGTGCGGGGACTGTTCACCTACGCGGAGCCGTTCCTTCGCCTGTAG
- the corA gene encoding magnesium/cobalt transporter CorA, translating to MSDEQQPQGTAWTWAAPLRKAASRIRPTGAADLDDDDGDLPGRSVVDCAVYVEGRRRPGACDYDSGLATVSQTPGSFLWLGLHEPSEADFAPIAKRFGLDELAVEAATTRRQRPKIEHFADVALFVLRTTRYVEHTTLTETCDVVETGSVVLFIGDAYVISVRHGPAGELAPVRSDLEKRPDRLAQGPWAVAHAVADRLVDSYLEVAVAFENDIDELEDHVFAPQSQNRAAQIYQLKRELMEFKRAVAPLQHPLAALIDDKEGLPKEIRRYFRDVNDHLLRTVERIVTYDDLLNSILQARLAQLSVDQNNDMRKIAAWAAIAAAQTAIAGIYGMNFDYMPELHWKYGYVIVLALMFVVASTMYRAFRRSGWL from the coding sequence ATGAGTGACGAACAGCAACCGCAGGGCACCGCCTGGACGTGGGCCGCGCCGCTGCGCAAGGCCGCTTCCCGCATCCGCCCGACCGGGGCCGCCGACCTGGACGACGACGACGGCGACCTGCCGGGCCGGTCCGTGGTCGACTGCGCGGTGTACGTCGAGGGGCGACGCCGGCCGGGCGCGTGCGACTACGACTCCGGCCTGGCGACCGTGAGCCAGACGCCCGGTTCCTTCCTCTGGCTGGGCCTGCACGAGCCGAGCGAGGCGGACTTCGCCCCCATCGCCAAGCGCTTCGGCCTCGACGAGCTCGCGGTGGAGGCGGCGACCACGCGCCGCCAGCGCCCCAAGATCGAGCACTTCGCGGACGTGGCCCTGTTCGTGCTGCGCACCACGCGTTACGTGGAGCACACGACGCTGACCGAGACCTGCGACGTGGTGGAGACGGGCTCCGTCGTGCTGTTCATCGGCGACGCCTACGTCATCAGCGTGCGCCACGGTCCCGCGGGAGAACTCGCGCCGGTGCGCAGCGACCTGGAGAAGCGGCCCGACCGGCTGGCGCAGGGCCCGTGGGCGGTGGCGCACGCGGTGGCCGACCGCCTGGTCGACTCGTACCTCGAGGTCGCGGTCGCCTTCGAGAACGACATCGACGAGCTGGAGGACCACGTCTTCGCCCCCCAGTCGCAGAACCGGGCCGCGCAGATCTACCAGCTCAAGCGCGAGCTGATGGAGTTCAAGCGGGCGGTCGCCCCGCTGCAGCACCCGCTGGCCGCGCTGATCGACGACAAGGAAGGGCTGCCCAAGGAGATCCGGCGCTACTTCCGCGACGTCAACGACCACCTGCTGCGCACGGTGGAGCGCATCGTCACGTACGACGACCTGCTCAACTCGATCCTCCAGGCGCGGCTGGCGCAGCTGTCCGTGGACCAGAACAACGACATGCGCAAGATCGCCGCCTGGGCCGCCATCGCCGCCGCGCAGACCGCGATCGCCGGCATCTACGGCATGAACTTCGACTACATGCCCGAGCTGCACTGGAAGTACGGCTACGTGATCGTGCTGGCGCTGATGTTCGTGGTGGCGTCGACGATGTACCGCGCCTTCCGCCGCTCCGGCTGGCTGTGA
- a CDS encoding multicopper oxidase family protein: MVDRRRILQATAAVGAATVISQRAGWAWAVGQGRAGTLDPTKIRKYVTPLAVPSVMPPAHRGEGGLARYLIGVRQFRQQILPSNLPQTTVWGYGDVSKPRSFRTPSDTIEARVDRPVRVTWVNDLVDSYGDFRPHLLPVDPTLHWANPPGGDAGRDSRPTFTSTPGPYRGPVPLVTHLHGGHSHEESDGYPEAWYLPKARNIPAGYATVGTFYDEFGAEFEQRYGAAAWKPGTATFQYTNDQRASTLWYHDHTLGVTRVNVYAGLAGFYLLRGGKSDLPPGVLPGPAPQLGDKPGTRYYEIPVVVQDRSFNADGSLFYPASRAFADDAGPYIPEGPFPPIWNPEFFANTIMVNGNTWPELEVEPRRYRLRFLNGCNGRVLIMKVSANPTARPAQADLPIWQIGNDGGFLPKPAKLQQLLMGPAERADVILDFTGLREGTELYLINEGPDEPYNGTFNPSDPATTGQVMRFTVGRLTGKDRSTPPEDLDLPWIKPIGPADNTRQLSLDEELGHDQSIELMLGTVGADGHAMPMHWDHPITENPKLDATEIWELHNFSQDAHPIHLHLVQFEILGRGVDGKQPPEPGERGTKDTVIALPGEITRVKAKFDLAGQYVWHCHLLEHEDNEMMRPYRVG, encoded by the coding sequence ATGGTCGACCGCAGGCGGATTCTTCAGGCGACGGCGGCCGTGGGGGCCGCCACGGTGATCTCCCAACGAGCCGGGTGGGCCTGGGCGGTGGGGCAGGGCCGGGCGGGCACGCTCGACCCGACGAAGATCCGCAAGTACGTGACGCCGCTGGCGGTGCCGTCGGTGATGCCGCCCGCGCACCGGGGCGAGGGCGGCCTGGCCCGCTACCTGATCGGGGTGCGCCAGTTCCGGCAGCAGATCCTGCCGTCGAACCTGCCGCAGACCACTGTCTGGGGCTACGGCGACGTGTCGAAGCCGCGCAGCTTCCGCACCCCGTCGGACACCATCGAGGCCCGGGTGGACCGGCCGGTGCGGGTCACCTGGGTCAACGACCTGGTCGACTCGTACGGCGACTTCCGTCCGCACCTGCTGCCCGTGGACCCGACGCTGCACTGGGCGAACCCGCCGGGCGGCGACGCCGGACGCGACTCCCGGCCCACGTTCACCTCGACCCCGGGGCCGTACCGGGGCCCGGTGCCGCTCGTCACGCACCTGCACGGCGGCCACTCGCACGAGGAGAGCGACGGTTACCCGGAGGCGTGGTACCTGCCGAAGGCGCGCAACATCCCGGCCGGGTACGCGACCGTCGGCACGTTCTACGACGAGTTCGGGGCGGAGTTCGAGCAGCGCTACGGGGCGGCGGCCTGGAAGCCGGGCACGGCGACGTTCCAGTACACCAACGACCAGCGCGCCTCGACCCTGTGGTACCACGACCACACGCTCGGCGTGACCCGCGTCAACGTGTACGCCGGACTCGCGGGTTTCTACCTGCTGCGCGGCGGCAAGAGCGACCTGCCCCCGGGCGTGCTCCCGGGCCCGGCCCCGCAGCTGGGCGACAAGCCGGGCACGCGTTACTACGAGATCCCGGTGGTGGTGCAGGACCGCTCGTTCAACGCCGACGGCTCGCTGTTCTACCCGGCCAGCCGCGCGTTCGCCGACGACGCCGGCCCGTACATCCCGGAGGGTCCGTTCCCGCCGATCTGGAACCCGGAGTTCTTCGCCAACACCATCATGGTCAACGGCAACACCTGGCCGGAGCTGGAGGTCGAGCCGCGCCGCTACCGGCTGCGCTTCCTCAACGGCTGCAACGGCCGCGTACTGATCATGAAGGTCAGCGCCAACCCGACCGCCCGCCCGGCGCAGGCAGACCTGCCCATCTGGCAGATCGGCAACGACGGCGGTTTCCTGCCCAAGCCGGCCAAGCTCCAGCAGCTGCTGATGGGCCCGGCCGAGCGCGCCGACGTCATCCTCGACTTCACCGGGCTGCGCGAGGGCACCGAGCTGTACCTCATCAACGAGGGCCCGGACGAGCCCTACAACGGCACGTTCAACCCGTCCGACCCGGCCACCACCGGCCAGGTCATGCGCTTCACCGTCGGACGGCTGACCGGCAAGGACCGCAGCACCCCGCCCGAGGACCTGGACCTGCCCTGGATCAAGCCGATCGGCCCGGCTGACAACACCCGGCAACTGTCGCTGGACGAGGAGCTGGGCCACGACCAGTCCATCGAGCTGATGCTCGGCACGGTGGGCGCCGACGGCCACGCGATGCCGATGCACTGGGACCACCCGATCACCGAGAACCCGAAGCTCGACGCGACCGAGATCTGGGAACTGCACAACTTCAGCCAGGACGCGCACCCCATCCACCTGCACCTGGTGCAGTTCGAGATCCTCGGCCGGGGCGTGGACGGCAAGCAGCCGCCGGAGCCGGGCGAGCGCGGCACCAAGGACACCGTGATCGCGCTGCCGGGCGAGATCACCCGGGTGAAGGCCAAGTTCGACCTGGCCGGGCAGTACGTGTGGCACTGCCACCTGCTGGAGCACGAGGACAACGAGATGATGCGGCCCTACCGGGTCGGCTGA
- a CDS encoding alkaline phosphatase family protein, producing MSPFSRPRALAATAAVAAAAALTLTAPPAQAAALTPKVLVVGMDGLNWAKVVDANAPTLDALAAGGTLGESLLYCNPVANSSSGPGWSTIATGVMPDKHGVKDNTFSGKQYGTYPDFLTRLEQADPAYSTLSILDWAVLHTQGTFGAAIDTRITYNGDANGYAGEDVKVTDDAVNHLRNNDPDAAFVYLGNTDVVAHAVGTGTAYRTAIETQDAQLDRMLDAIAARPTYASEDWLIVVTTDHGHNNPSGGHGGCGVDAERRTFVLAKGTGHAAGLRPIDTRLSDVAGTVFAHLGVAANPAWNLDSKPLNVRATDPFDGLNASLQTRSHETGIPATVKGWTHTAPAGWSVDRSAMPTGGVNEWRGWSFTNEEFWSRTQSSQNRENGLRLRGVFAVADSDEFDDRSGGASFDSTLVSPAYPVTAGSTKTLRYVTHYLQEGAQTGDVLVSFNGGANQLVKRYSADARAKAEALTVTVPAGATSMTVKFRYYNASNNWYWVIDDLRVS from the coding sequence ATGTCGCCGTTCTCCCGTCCGCGTGCCCTCGCGGCCACCGCCGCCGTCGCGGCCGCGGCCGCGCTCACGCTCACCGCACCGCCCGCCCAGGCCGCCGCACTCACCCCGAAGGTGCTCGTGGTCGGCATGGACGGGCTGAACTGGGCCAAGGTCGTCGACGCGAACGCGCCGACGCTCGACGCGCTGGCCGCCGGCGGCACCCTCGGCGAGAGCCTGCTCTACTGCAACCCGGTGGCGAACTCGTCCAGCGGGCCCGGCTGGTCCACCATCGCCACCGGCGTCATGCCCGACAAGCACGGCGTCAAGGACAACACCTTCAGCGGCAAGCAGTACGGCACGTACCCCGACTTCCTGACCCGCCTGGAGCAGGCCGACCCGGCGTACTCCACGCTGTCCATCCTGGACTGGGCGGTGCTGCACACCCAGGGCACGTTCGGCGCGGCGATCGACACCCGGATCACCTACAACGGCGACGCCAACGGCTACGCCGGCGAGGACGTGAAGGTCACCGACGACGCGGTGAACCACCTGCGGAACAACGACCCCGACGCGGCCTTCGTATACCTGGGCAACACCGATGTGGTGGCGCACGCGGTCGGCACCGGGACGGCGTACCGCACCGCGATCGAGACCCAGGACGCCCAGCTCGACCGGATGCTCGACGCCATCGCGGCCCGGCCGACGTACGCGAGCGAGGACTGGCTGATCGTGGTCACCACCGACCACGGCCACAACAACCCGTCGGGCGGCCACGGCGGCTGCGGCGTCGACGCCGAGCGCCGCACGTTCGTGCTGGCCAAGGGCACTGGTCACGCCGCCGGCCTGCGCCCGATCGACACCCGGCTGTCCGACGTCGCCGGCACCGTGTTCGCGCACCTGGGCGTGGCCGCCAACCCGGCCTGGAACCTCGACAGCAAGCCGCTGAACGTACGGGCCACCGACCCGTTCGACGGCCTCAACGCGTCGCTGCAGACCCGCTCGCACGAGACCGGCATCCCGGCCACGGTGAAGGGCTGGACGCACACCGCCCCGGCAGGCTGGTCGGTGGACCGCTCGGCGATGCCGACCGGCGGCGTGAACGAGTGGCGCGGCTGGTCGTTCACCAACGAGGAGTTCTGGAGCCGCACCCAGTCGTCCCAGAACCGGGAGAACGGCCTGCGGCTGCGCGGGGTGTTCGCGGTGGCCGACTCCGACGAGTTCGACGACCGCTCGGGCGGCGCGTCGTTCGACTCGACGCTGGTCTCGCCCGCGTACCCGGTGACCGCGGGCAGCACGAAGACGCTGCGCTACGTGACGCACTACCTGCAGGAGGGCGCGCAGACCGGTGACGTGCTGGTCTCCTTCAACGGCGGCGCGAACCAGCTGGTCAAGCGCTACAGCGCCGACGCCCGCGCGAAGGCCGAGGCGCTGACCGTCACGGTGCCCGCCGGGGCGACCTCGATGACGGTGAAGTTCCGCTACTACAACGCGAGCAACAACTGGTACTGGGTCATCGACGACCTGCGGGTCAGCTGA